The Bacteroides sp. genome has a window encoding:
- the gldE gene encoding gliding motility-associated protein GldE — protein sequence MEDSPDPYSCCIPPLLLFIDTIPANAILGIAAIIVLLIFSAMVSGSEVAFFSLTHSHVKDIRKKKTAACNNIITLLEKPKRLLATILIANNVINIAIILISTMVFRELFSFEASPVLGFLVQVILITFILLLFGEVMPKVYSGQHPVKFASFMSTPLIFVRKIFWPLSSLLVRSTRLIDERLGKKRSNISMDDLSHALEITADNTTSEEDKKILRGIVSFGNIDAREIMRSRLDVVAVEVTLTFSQLLPVILDAGYSRIPVYRDSFDNVEGILYIKDLLPYLEKGDEFDWTKLVRPCFFVPESKKISDLLREFQEKKIHMAVVVDEYGGTSGIVTLEDILEEIVGEINDEFDIDEGIYSKLDSNTYVFEGRTLLKDFCKITGANYDIFAEVKGEADTLAGLLLEIKQELPFKGEKVHFRNFEFLVEGVDNRRIKRIKVAILPESRE from the coding sequence TTGGAAGATTCACCTGACCCTTATTCTTGCTGTATCCCGCCTCTGCTTTTATTTATTGATACCATCCCGGCCAATGCGATCCTGGGCATAGCCGCCATCATTGTTTTGCTGATCTTTTCGGCAATGGTCTCCGGTTCTGAGGTGGCTTTCTTTTCGTTGACCCACAGCCATGTTAAAGATATCCGGAAAAAAAAGACCGCCGCCTGTAATAACATCATCACCTTGCTGGAGAAGCCCAAGCGCTTGCTGGCCACCATCCTGATTGCTAACAATGTGATCAATATTGCCATTATTCTGATCTCAACCATGGTTTTCCGGGAGCTTTTCAGTTTTGAAGCGAGTCCCGTTCTTGGTTTCCTGGTGCAGGTCATCCTGATAACCTTTATCCTCCTGCTTTTTGGGGAGGTGATGCCAAAGGTTTATTCCGGGCAACATCCGGTGAAGTTTGCCTCTTTTATGTCTACCCCGTTGATCTTTGTACGGAAGATCTTCTGGCCCCTGAGTTCCCTGCTGGTGCGTTCGACCCGCCTTATTGATGAACGACTGGGCAAAAAACGGTCAAATATCAGCATGGACGACCTGTCGCACGCCCTGGAGATCACAGCCGACAATACCACCAGCGAGGAGGATAAAAAGATCCTTCGTGGCATTGTGAGTTTTGGAAATATTGACGCGCGCGAGATCATGCGCTCACGTTTGGACGTGGTGGCTGTGGAGGTTACACTAACATTCTCTCAACTGCTCCCCGTTATTCTGGATGCGGGTTACAGCCGTATCCCGGTTTATCGCGATAGTTTTGACAATGTGGAAGGTATCCTTTATATCAAGGACTTGTTGCCGTATCTTGAGAAAGGCGATGAATTTGACTGGACCAAACTGGTGCGCCCCTGTTTCTTCGTGCCCGAGAGTAAAAAGATCAGCGACCTGTTGCGGGAGTTCCAGGAAAAAAAGATCCACATGGCGGTGGTGGTCGACGAATATGGCGGGACCTCAGGCATCGTAACCCTTGAAGACATCCTGGAAGAAATAGTCGGAGAGATCAATGATGAGTTTGATATTGATGAAGGTATCTATTCGAAACTCGATTCCAACACCTATGTCTTTGAAGGGAGAACCTTGCTGAAAGACTTTTGTAAGATCACCGGGGCCAATTACGATATCTTTGCCGAGGTGAAAGGGGAGGCCGACACACTGGCCGGTTTGCTTCTTGAGATTAAACAGGAGTTGCCTTTTAAGGGCGAAAAGGTCCATTTTCGTAACTTTGAGTTTCTGGTGGAAGGGGTGGATAACCGCCGGATTAAACGCATTAAAGTGGCCATTCTGCCTGAAAGCCGCGAATAA
- a CDS encoding DUF5686 family protein has translation MKTRVFLKSGTGIFLLACFLFFSKPLLAEPYSITGRVVDRETYEPLAFVNIIIEGTRNGGVTDIDGFFSLTHDSPIERIILSYVGYHQQVFVVDSTRELQWVEMQRKAIELTVVDVYPGENPAHRIIENAILFRQRNNPEKLGSFSYESYNKFIFTGEFDAEQTVTTNPALADSVSGRLERYLDERHLMIMETVTERRFRYPNRNNETVIASRISGFENPVLALMATQFQSFSFYENYITISGKDYLSPLSPGSTNRYFFLLEDTTYTAADTVFIISYRPGRGRNFEGLSGVLYINTNGWAVQNVIAEPASQAENSRVRIQQMYELIDGRQWFPTQLNTDVEIVNVPNINHFKLLGLGRTYLRNIVLEPPLRRRDFSSFAVEFSPSTIVRDPEFWKAYRTDSLSLLEENTYQYLDSIGSVQNLDRRLDRLEALFGGAIRTGLIDIEVKHLLGYNDQEGWRPGFGFRTNNNLSRHFALHGNIGYGLKSETFRYGYGGEVLLDRLSDLRMGYDFYWDFIERGGSRFLESTSLLNPYSIRSYFLRDMDMLRRHRLWVGWRTLRNKLTLRAYASDEDQITNPAYHFAPQELSEGLPANRFRFFETGLMMRLALGEQYVLTPTRIMAFGTNLPIALINLSRGWDQVYKGRFDYWRAELKLEKRFHIKLAGSQQWVLEAGYVDGQVPWPKLFTGKASYRRFAVTAPQSFATMRMSEFVSDRYVNLFFYHNFETLLINRPKFAPGIVLLTNIGFGSLQHPEWQKGYEIRTMEKGYFESGLALTDLIGSGFTSLGLEFMYRYGPYAFPKFKDNFSLRLSYSIMFR, from the coding sequence TTGAAAACACGCGTATTTTTGAAGTCCGGCACAGGTATTTTTCTGCTGGCCTGCTTTCTGTTCTTTTCTAAACCATTGCTTGCAGAGCCCTATTCGATCACTGGACGGGTGGTTGACCGGGAAACCTACGAACCCCTGGCTTTTGTCAACATCATCATTGAAGGCACCCGCAATGGTGGGGTCACTGATATCGACGGGTTTTTCAGCCTGACTCACGACAGTCCCATTGAAAGGATCATCCTTTCCTACGTAGGGTATCATCAGCAGGTCTTTGTGGTGGACTCCACCCGGGAACTACAGTGGGTGGAGATGCAACGTAAGGCCATTGAGCTGACCGTGGTGGATGTATACCCCGGAGAAAACCCTGCTCACCGCATCATTGAAAATGCCATCCTTTTCCGCCAGCGCAACAACCCCGAGAAACTGGGCTCATTTTCCTATGAGTCGTACAACAAGTTTATCTTCACCGGTGAATTCGATGCTGAGCAAACGGTAACAACGAATCCTGCCCTGGCCGATTCTGTTTCCGGGAGGCTTGAACGCTATCTTGACGAGCGTCACCTGATGATCATGGAAACCGTAACTGAAAGGCGTTTCCGCTACCCAAACCGCAACAACGAAACAGTGATCGCTTCCCGTATATCGGGTTTCGAAAACCCGGTGCTGGCGCTGATGGCCACCCAATTCCAGTCTTTCTCATTCTATGAAAATTACATCACCATTTCCGGCAAAGACTACCTGAGTCCCCTCAGCCCCGGAAGCACCAACCGCTATTTCTTTTTGCTGGAAGACACCACCTATACCGCTGCCGATACTGTGTTCATCATCTCGTACCGGCCTGGCAGAGGCAGAAATTTTGAAGGGCTGAGCGGGGTGCTTTACATCAACACCAACGGCTGGGCCGTGCAGAATGTCATCGCTGAGCCCGCCAGCCAAGCAGAGAACTCCAGGGTCAGGATCCAGCAGATGTACGAACTGATTGACGGCCGGCAATGGTTCCCCACACAGCTCAATACCGATGTGGAGATCGTTAACGTACCCAACATCAACCACTTTAAATTGCTCGGGCTGGGGCGCACCTACCTGCGCAACATCGTCCTCGAGCCGCCCCTGCGACGAAGGGATTTCTCATCCTTTGCCGTTGAATTCTCTCCTTCCACCATCGTCCGGGACCCGGAGTTCTGGAAAGCCTACCGCACCGACAGTCTCAGCCTGCTCGAGGAAAACACCTATCAATACCTCGACAGCATCGGGAGCGTACAAAACCTTGACCGCCGCCTCGACCGCCTTGAGGCCCTCTTTGGGGGGGCCATCCGCACCGGCCTGATCGACATCGAGGTGAAACACCTGCTGGGCTACAACGACCAGGAGGGCTGGCGACCAGGTTTCGGATTTCGCACCAACAACAACCTTTCCAGGCATTTTGCCCTGCACGGAAATATCGGTTATGGGCTCAAGAGTGAAACTTTTCGCTATGGTTATGGGGGGGAGGTGTTGCTTGACCGCCTGTCGGACCTGCGCATGGGCTATGATTTTTACTGGGATTTCATTGAGCGTGGAGGCTCACGCTTTCTGGAAAGCACCTCCCTGCTCAACCCCTATTCGATTCGGTCCTATTTTCTGCGCGATATGGATATGCTCCGGCGCCACCGTCTTTGGGTTGGATGGAGAACCCTCCGCAACAAACTCACCCTGCGCGCATATGCCTCTGATGAAGATCAGATAACCAATCCGGCCTACCATTTTGCCCCGCAGGAACTCAGTGAAGGACTACCGGCCAACCGTTTTCGCTTTTTTGAAACAGGGCTGATGATGCGCCTGGCATTGGGCGAGCAGTATGTGCTTACCCCTACCCGCATCATGGCCTTCGGCACCAATCTCCCTATCGCCTTAATTAACCTCTCACGGGGATGGGACCAGGTTTACAAAGGCCGTTTCGACTATTGGCGCGCAGAATTGAAACTAGAAAAACGTTTTCATATCAAACTGGCAGGCTCACAGCAATGGGTGCTTGAGGCCGGCTATGTCGACGGGCAGGTGCCATGGCCTAAACTATTTACCGGCAAAGCCAGCTACCGCCGCTTTGCCGTAACCGCCCCACAGAGTTTTGCCACCATGCGGATGTCCGAATTTGTTTCCGACCGTTATGTGAACCTGTTCTTCTACCACAATTTTGAGACCCTGCTCATAAACAGGCCCAAATTTGCGCCAGGCATTGTGTTGCTGACCAATATTGGTTTTGGTTCCCTTCAGCACCCTGAATGGCAAAAGGGCTATGAGATCAGAACCATGGAAAAAGGCTATTTCGAATCTGGGCTGGCCCTTACTGATCTTATCGGTTCAGGCTTCACCAGCCTCGGCCTTGAATTTATGTACCGTTACGGGCCTTATGCCTTCCCAAAGTTTAAGGACAACTTTTCACTGCGATTGAGCTACTCCATTATGTTCCGCTAA
- a CDS encoding 6-carboxytetrahydropterin synthase: MGKVSVIRITKEFRFEAAHALWNYDGLCKNIHGHSYILYVTIKGSPVSDPEDPKFGMVMDFSQLKKIVKDAIIGQLDHSLMVNANTPHKDLAEASQMFGRVVALPYQPTCENMIIDFAARLKALLPAHVSLHSLRLHETATSYAEWLTEENEK; encoded by the coding sequence ATGGGAAAAGTATCTGTTATACGCATCACTAAGGAGTTTCGCTTTGAAGCAGCTCACGCGCTCTGGAATTACGACGGGCTGTGCAAGAATATTCACGGCCATAGTTACATTCTTTACGTCACCATCAAGGGAAGCCCGGTCAGCGATCCCGAAGACCCCAAATTCGGGATGGTCATGGACTTTTCCCAGCTGAAGAAAATTGTCAAGGATGCCATCATTGGCCAGCTGGACCATTCCCTTATGGTGAATGCCAATACCCCGCACAAAGATCTGGCCGAAGCCAGCCAGATGTTTGGCCGCGTGGTGGCTTTGCCCTATCAACCCACCTGCGAAAATATGATCATCGACTTTGCCGCACGGCTCAAAGCCTTGCTGCCTGCTCATGTCAGCCTGCATTCCCTTCGCCTTCACGAAACGGCTACTTCGTATGCTGAGTGGCTGACAGAAGAAAATGAAAAATGA
- a CDS encoding TonB family protein, whose translation MEKSKKKFLKLPHLDGGKEKLRQFFKENQRYPKEALEKGIEGDVVVKYKVNDKGEVFQAVVEHGIGYGCDEEALRLVGMLQYEGVKNRGVRVTSNSRMKIPFRLPKKTKAPKMKMVYAEKPKTHKPSAEKQAEEKKPQTYTYTIKL comes from the coding sequence ATGGAAAAATCGAAAAAGAAATTCCTGAAGTTACCTCACCTGGATGGAGGCAAGGAAAAGTTGCGGCAATTTTTCAAGGAGAACCAGCGGTATCCGAAAGAAGCACTGGAAAAGGGCATTGAAGGCGATGTCGTTGTCAAGTATAAGGTCAACGACAAGGGTGAAGTGTTTCAGGCGGTGGTGGAACATGGCATCGGATACGGCTGCGATGAGGAAGCCCTGCGCCTGGTGGGCATGCTGCAATATGAGGGGGTGAAGAACCGCGGGGTCAGGGTTACCAGCAACAGCCGGATGAAGATTCCCTTCCGCCTGCCCAAGAAAACCAAGGCCCCAAAGATGAAAATGGTTTACGCCGAAAAGCCTAAAACCCATAAACCTTCAGCCGAAAAACAGGCAGAAGAAAAAAAGCCTCAAACCTATACCTACACCATTAAACTTTAA